In one Alnus glutinosa chromosome 12, dhAlnGlut1.1, whole genome shotgun sequence genomic region, the following are encoded:
- the LOC133851737 gene encoding probable transmembrane GTPase FZO-like, chloroplastic isoform X1, producing the protein MVPLLSIDTPKVPRLFLTPNPHPLTQSSRLRTPPRRTHFPITSISQNPYQLPNEKPENPQKPQPRTLFPGGYKRPEIKVPGLVLQLDPNDVLGRQDAVDLIDKAVAKWVRIVLLNGGEGSRGGRLYEAACLLKSVVRDRAYLLISERVDVAAAVGASGVVLSDQGLPAIVARNTMIDSKSESVILPLVARNVQTANAALNASNSEGADFLIYDISGEKHVDVAVKSVFENVKIPIFVVFPSCGEDTLFTEASNLFKLGASGLVFSLEGLGLFGDDVLRKLFTTVYVNKRTQYEVESSIKLKLFNMDNGVYGEKRVAGFVKLEDREKQIIETERTVLLEAINVIQKAAPLMEEVSLLVDAVSQIDEPFLLVIVGEFNSGKSTVINALLGRRYLKEGVVPTTNEITFLRYTESDSGGEQRCERHPDGQYMCYLPAPILKEMIIVDTPGTNVILQRQQRLTEEFVPRADLVLFVISADRPLTQSEVAFLRYIQQWKKKVVFVLNKSDLYQNDQELEEAISFIKENARKFLNTEHVTLYPVSARSALEAKLSASFDSENELGELSVSDSHWKTRSFYELEKFLYSFLDGSTSAGVERIKLKLGTPIGIAERLLSTCESLVRDDCRYAKQDLASVNDIVGSVKDYAVKMESESISWRRKTLSLIDTTKSRVLELIEATLQLSNLDLVASFIFKGEKSGIMPATSRIQIDIIGPALLDAKKLLGEYVGWLQSSNAHEGSLYKDSFEKRWPSYVYPNTQVHLETYESLQKLDRISLRVIENFSVSAATKLFEQEIREVFLGTFGGLGAAGLSASLLTSVLPTTLEDLLALGLCSAGGFIVISNFPARRQGMLDKVRRSADAMASELEEAMQKDLLEAINNVENFVNIVSRPYQDAAQHRLDKLLEIDQELSDVEKEMQGLQSEIQNLHV; encoded by the exons ATGGTACCCCTCCTCTCCATCGATACCCCCAAAGTCCCTCGCCTTTTTCTCACCCCCAACCCTCACCCCCTCACGCAATCTAGTCGCCTCAGAACCCCACCACGCCGAACCCACTTTCCCATTACCTCAATCTCCCAAAACCCATATCAGCTCCCCAATGAAAAACCTgaaaacccacaaaaacccCAGCCCAGAACCCTCTTCCCCGGCGGCTACAAGCGCCCCGAGATCAAAGTTCCCGGTCTCGTCCTCCAGTTGGACCCCAACGATGTCTTGGGCCGCCAAGACGCCGTGGATTTGATCGACAAGGCCGTGGCCAAGTGGGTTCGGATTGTGCTGCTCAATGGCGGTGAAGGAAGCAGGGGTGGGAGGCTTTACGAGGCCGCATGTTTGTTGAAGTCGGTGGTTCGAGACCGCGCATATTTGTTAATATCCGAGCGCGTTGATGTCGCAGCTGCTGTTGGTGCCAGTGGGGTTGTGCTCTCTGATCAAG GTCTTCCTGCCATTGTTGCAAGAAACACAATGATCGACTCCAAGTCTGAATCTGTTATTCTTCCTTTGGTAGCTAGGAATGTGCAAACTGCAAATGCTGCTTTAAACGCATCTAATTCTGAAGGTGCTGATTTTCTTATATATGATATCAGTGGAGAGAAACATGTTGATGTGGCAGTGAAGTCTGTATTTGAGAATGTCAAGATACCAATTTTTGTCGTATTTCCTTCATGTGGAGAGGACACATTGTTTACTGAGGCATCAAATTTATTCAAACTGGGTGCTAGTGGCTTGGTGTTCTCTTTGGAAGGTTTGGGGTTGTTTGGTGATGATGTTTTGAGGAAATTGTTTACCACTGTATATGTGAATAAAAGAACACAATATGAAGTTGAAAGCTCTATTAAGCTCAAGTTATTCAACATGGATAACGGTGTTTATGGGGAAAAAAGAGTTGCAGGCTTTGTTAAATTGGAAGACAGAGAAAAACAGATCATAGAAACAGAGAGAACAGTGTTGCTTGAAGCAATAAATGTTATCCAGAAAGCTGCTCCACTG ATGGAGGAGGTTTCACTTCTCGTCGATGCAGTTTCACAAATTGACGAGCCCTTTTTACTGGTTATAGTG GGTGAATTTAACTCTGGTAAGTCAACTGTTATTAATGCGCTTCTTGGAAGAAGATATCTCAAAGAGGGGGTTGTTCCTACGACTAATGAGATAACTTTCCTACGCTATACGGAGTCGGATTCTGGTGGCGAACAGCGTTGCGAAAGGCATCCAGATGGTCAATATATGTGCTACCTCCCTGCCCCAATTCTTAAAGAA ATGATCATCGTTGACACACCTGGAACTAATGTGATTCTTCAGAGGCAGCAACGCCTAACCGAGGAATTTGTGCCCCGTGCAGATTTGGTTCTTTTTGTCATATCTGCTGATCGTCCTTTAACTCAAAGCGAG GTTGCTTTTCTTCGTTATATTCAGCAGTGGAAGAAGAAAGTGGTGTTTGTCTTGAATAAATCTGATCTCTATCAGAATGACCAAgag CTTGAGGAGGCTATATCATTCATCAAAGAGAATGCTCGGAAGTTTCTAAATACTGAGCATGTGACATTATATCCTGTGTCTGCTCGATCTGCTCTTGAAGCCAAACTTTCAGCTTCCTTTGACTCTGAAAATGAACTTGGAGAACTATCAGTATCTGATTCTCACTGGAAAACCAGGAGCTTCTACGAACTTGAGAAGTTCCTGTATAGCTTTTTAGATGGGTCAACAAGTGCTGGAGTGGAGAGAATTAAACTGAAACTTGGAACACCCATTGGAATTGCGGAGCGACTACTTTCTACTTGTGAAAGTCTTGTGCGAGACGACTGCAGATATGCCAAGCAGGATTTGGCCTCAGTAAATGATATAGTTGGTAGTGTAAAAGACTATGCTGTGAAGATGGAAAGTGAGAGCATCTCTTGGAGAAGGAAAACTTTATCTCTG ATCGATACTACAAAATCACGTGTTCTGGAGCTTATAGAAGCTACTCTTCAACTATCCAATCTTGATCTTGTTGCTTCATTTATTTTCAAAGGGGAAAAATCTGGCATAATGCCTGCCACCTCAAGGATTCAAATTGACATAATTGGTCCTGCGCTCTTAGATGCAAAA AAACTACTTGGAGAATATGTCGGATGGCTACAATCAAGCAATGCTCACGAAGGGAGTCTGTACAAGGATTCTTTCGAAAAACGATGGCCTTCATATGTCTATCCAAATACTCAGGTGCATTTGGAGACCTATGAGTCGCTGCAAAAGTTAGACAGAATCAGCTTGAGAGTGATAGAGAACTTTAGTGTCAGTGCTGCAACCAAACTGTTTGAGCAAGAAATCCGTGAAGTG TTCTTGGGGACTTTTGGAGGGCTAGGAGCAGCTGGTTTGTCTGCTTCTCTTCTGACATCTGTATTGCCGACTACTTTGGAAGATCTTCTTGCTCTTGGACTTTGTTCTGCTGGCGG GTTTATAGTAATCTCGAATTTCCCAGCTCGTAGGCAAGGGATGCTAGATAAGGTGAGGAGGAGTGCAGATGCCATGGCCAGTGAACTTGAAGAGGCCATGCAGAAGGATCTCTTGGAAGCTATCAATAATGTTGAAAACTTTGTAAATATTGTCTCCCGGCCCTACCAAGATGCAGCACAGCATAGGCTAGACAAACTCTTAGAGATTGATCAAGAATTATCAGATGTTGAGAAAGAGATGCAAGGACTACAAAGTGAAATTCAAAATCTCCATGTATAA
- the LOC133851737 gene encoding probable transmembrane GTPase FZO-like, chloroplastic isoform X2: MVPLLSIDTPKVPRLFLTPNPHPLTQSSRLRTPPRRTHFPITSISQNPYQLPNEKPENPQKPQPRTLFPGGYKRPEIKVPGLVLQLDPNDVLGRQDAVDLIDKAVAKWVRIVLLNGGEGSRGGRLYEAACLLKSVVRDRAYLLISERVDVAAAVGASGVVLSDQGLPAIVARNTMIDSKSESVILPLVARNVQTANAALNASNSEGADFLIYDISGEKHVDVAVKSVFENVKIPIFVVFPSCGEDTLFTEASNLFKLGASGLVFSLEGLGLFGDDVLRKLFTTVYVNKRTQYEVESSIKLKLFNMDNGVYGEKRVAGFVKLEDREKQIIETERTVLLEAINVIQKAAPLMEEVSLLVDAVSQIDEPFLLVIVGEFNSGKSTVINALLGRRYLKEGVVPTTNEITFLRYTESDSGGEQRCERHPDGQYMCYLPAPILKEMIIVDTPGTNVILQRQQRLTEEFVPRADLVLFVISADRPLTQSEVAFLRYIQQWKKKVVFVLNKSDLYQNDQELEEAISFIKENARKFLNTEHVTLYPVSARSALEAKLSASFDSENELGELSVSDSHWKTRSFYELEKFLYSFLDGSTSAGVERIKLKLGTPIGIAERLLSTCESLVRDDCRYAKQDLASVNDIVGSVKDYAVKMESESISWRRKTLSLIDTTKSRVLELIEATLQLSNLDLVASFIFKGEKSGIMPATSRIQIDIIGPALLDAKKLLGEYVGWLQSSNAHEGSLYKDSFEKRWPSYVYPNTQVHLETYESLQKLDRISLRVIENFSVSAATKLFEQEIREVFLGTFGGLGAAGLSASLLTSVLPTTLEDLLALGLCSAGL, from the exons ATGGTACCCCTCCTCTCCATCGATACCCCCAAAGTCCCTCGCCTTTTTCTCACCCCCAACCCTCACCCCCTCACGCAATCTAGTCGCCTCAGAACCCCACCACGCCGAACCCACTTTCCCATTACCTCAATCTCCCAAAACCCATATCAGCTCCCCAATGAAAAACCTgaaaacccacaaaaacccCAGCCCAGAACCCTCTTCCCCGGCGGCTACAAGCGCCCCGAGATCAAAGTTCCCGGTCTCGTCCTCCAGTTGGACCCCAACGATGTCTTGGGCCGCCAAGACGCCGTGGATTTGATCGACAAGGCCGTGGCCAAGTGGGTTCGGATTGTGCTGCTCAATGGCGGTGAAGGAAGCAGGGGTGGGAGGCTTTACGAGGCCGCATGTTTGTTGAAGTCGGTGGTTCGAGACCGCGCATATTTGTTAATATCCGAGCGCGTTGATGTCGCAGCTGCTGTTGGTGCCAGTGGGGTTGTGCTCTCTGATCAAG GTCTTCCTGCCATTGTTGCAAGAAACACAATGATCGACTCCAAGTCTGAATCTGTTATTCTTCCTTTGGTAGCTAGGAATGTGCAAACTGCAAATGCTGCTTTAAACGCATCTAATTCTGAAGGTGCTGATTTTCTTATATATGATATCAGTGGAGAGAAACATGTTGATGTGGCAGTGAAGTCTGTATTTGAGAATGTCAAGATACCAATTTTTGTCGTATTTCCTTCATGTGGAGAGGACACATTGTTTACTGAGGCATCAAATTTATTCAAACTGGGTGCTAGTGGCTTGGTGTTCTCTTTGGAAGGTTTGGGGTTGTTTGGTGATGATGTTTTGAGGAAATTGTTTACCACTGTATATGTGAATAAAAGAACACAATATGAAGTTGAAAGCTCTATTAAGCTCAAGTTATTCAACATGGATAACGGTGTTTATGGGGAAAAAAGAGTTGCAGGCTTTGTTAAATTGGAAGACAGAGAAAAACAGATCATAGAAACAGAGAGAACAGTGTTGCTTGAAGCAATAAATGTTATCCAGAAAGCTGCTCCACTG ATGGAGGAGGTTTCACTTCTCGTCGATGCAGTTTCACAAATTGACGAGCCCTTTTTACTGGTTATAGTG GGTGAATTTAACTCTGGTAAGTCAACTGTTATTAATGCGCTTCTTGGAAGAAGATATCTCAAAGAGGGGGTTGTTCCTACGACTAATGAGATAACTTTCCTACGCTATACGGAGTCGGATTCTGGTGGCGAACAGCGTTGCGAAAGGCATCCAGATGGTCAATATATGTGCTACCTCCCTGCCCCAATTCTTAAAGAA ATGATCATCGTTGACACACCTGGAACTAATGTGATTCTTCAGAGGCAGCAACGCCTAACCGAGGAATTTGTGCCCCGTGCAGATTTGGTTCTTTTTGTCATATCTGCTGATCGTCCTTTAACTCAAAGCGAG GTTGCTTTTCTTCGTTATATTCAGCAGTGGAAGAAGAAAGTGGTGTTTGTCTTGAATAAATCTGATCTCTATCAGAATGACCAAgag CTTGAGGAGGCTATATCATTCATCAAAGAGAATGCTCGGAAGTTTCTAAATACTGAGCATGTGACATTATATCCTGTGTCTGCTCGATCTGCTCTTGAAGCCAAACTTTCAGCTTCCTTTGACTCTGAAAATGAACTTGGAGAACTATCAGTATCTGATTCTCACTGGAAAACCAGGAGCTTCTACGAACTTGAGAAGTTCCTGTATAGCTTTTTAGATGGGTCAACAAGTGCTGGAGTGGAGAGAATTAAACTGAAACTTGGAACACCCATTGGAATTGCGGAGCGACTACTTTCTACTTGTGAAAGTCTTGTGCGAGACGACTGCAGATATGCCAAGCAGGATTTGGCCTCAGTAAATGATATAGTTGGTAGTGTAAAAGACTATGCTGTGAAGATGGAAAGTGAGAGCATCTCTTGGAGAAGGAAAACTTTATCTCTG ATCGATACTACAAAATCACGTGTTCTGGAGCTTATAGAAGCTACTCTTCAACTATCCAATCTTGATCTTGTTGCTTCATTTATTTTCAAAGGGGAAAAATCTGGCATAATGCCTGCCACCTCAAGGATTCAAATTGACATAATTGGTCCTGCGCTCTTAGATGCAAAA AAACTACTTGGAGAATATGTCGGATGGCTACAATCAAGCAATGCTCACGAAGGGAGTCTGTACAAGGATTCTTTCGAAAAACGATGGCCTTCATATGTCTATCCAAATACTCAGGTGCATTTGGAGACCTATGAGTCGCTGCAAAAGTTAGACAGAATCAGCTTGAGAGTGATAGAGAACTTTAGTGTCAGTGCTGCAACCAAACTGTTTGAGCAAGAAATCCGTGAAGTG TTCTTGGGGACTTTTGGAGGGCTAGGAGCAGCTGGTTTGTCTGCTTCTCTTCTGACATCTGTATTGCCGACTACTTTGGAAGATCTTCTTGCTCTTGGACTTTGTTCTGCTG GTTTATAG
- the LOC133852408 gene encoding protein FANTASTIC FOUR 3-like produces the protein MKTNMSLSVAEPCGWSFLQALNNNCNTTKAQDTENDKVYVHPLVNRSSSRLSEESLKMCTESLGSETGSAVTESNNDEFAFLSAVSYENGPNKQASKLHRFPVSKKMNHCQSFPPPLTSISGSNGVQVKPHREGGRLVLKAVTVPSCHALFHAERGDGRLRLRLVQDGGIGEEEDEEAVEEEEVGDDSDVAGEEEEEEEVDWCEEEMEGYSGNFGDEMGMGAKLPWLSRCMEGARGNEALRNWESFCLATYKLSV, from the coding sequence atgaaaACAAACATGTCTTTAAGTGTTGCTGAACCGTGTGGCTGGAGCTTCCTCCAAGCTCTGAACAACAATTGCAATACTACCAAAGCACAAGACACCGAAAATGACAAAGTATATGTACACCCTCTTGTTAACCGCTCCTCTTCGAGGCTAAGCGAAGAAAGCCTTAAAATGTGTACTGAAAGTTTAGGAAGCGAGACAGGTAGTGCTGTCACTGAAAGCAACAACGATGAATTTGCTTTCCTTTCAGCAGTCAGTTATGAAAATGGTCCAAACAAGCAGGCTTCGAAATTGCATAGATTTCCGGTGTCAAAGAAGATGAATCATTGCCAGAGTTTTCCACCACCCTTGACATCTATTAGTGGCTCAAATGGTGTACAAGTTAAGCCACACCGAGAAGGCGGTCGGCTTGTTCTGAAAGCTGTTACTGTCCCTTCTTGTCATGCCCTGTTTCATGCTGAGCGTGGGGATGGCAGGCTTAGGCTTCGGTTGGTCCAAGACGGAGGAATCGGTGAAGAGGAGGATGAGGAagctgttgaagaagaagaagttggggATGATAGCGATGTTGctggagaggaggaggaggaggaggaggtggatTGGTGTGAGGAGGAGATGGAGGGGTATAGTGGGAATTTTGGGGATGAGATGGGAATGGGGGCGAAACTTCCATGGCTTAGCAGGTGCATGGAAGGTGCGCGTGGGAACGAAGCGTTAAGGAATTGGGAGTCATTCTGCTTGGCTACTTATAAGCTCTCTGTCTga